Proteins co-encoded in one Actinoallomurus bryophytorum genomic window:
- a CDS encoding plasmid stabilization protein, with protein MPQGQWSRKRERQYEHIKASAKERGTSEDRAEEIAARTVNKNRARAGESKQASKSSLRDMSPQERGGKRSGRPGPRGRTKDQLYAEAQRRGIKGRSQMNKKELLDALDR; from the coding sequence ATGCCGCAGGGTCAGTGGAGCAGGAAACGAGAGCGGCAGTACGAGCACATCAAGGCCTCGGCCAAGGAACGCGGCACGAGCGAGGACCGCGCCGAGGAGATCGCCGCCCGCACCGTCAACAAGAACCGCGCGCGGGCCGGGGAGTCCAAGCAGGCGAGTAAGAGTTCGCTCCGCGACATGTCGCCCCAGGAGCGTGGCGGCAAGAGGTCGGGGCGCCCCGGTCCACGAGGCCGGACCAAGGACCAGTTGTACGCCGAGGCACAGCGCCGGGGCATCAAGGGCCGCTCGCAGATGAACAAGAAAGAACTGCTCGACGCCCTCGACCGGTAA
- a CDS encoding carbohydrate ABC transporter permease: protein MTPHPPAYPPTRPGTAGRGTGMLLLVPAALTALVTLVVPTGQTIVRSLQRGGGIGLPARSAGLRNYTELLGSATFWKALFFSASFAIIPLVVLLVVGPALAAALERAGTWPRRVGRILLSLPLVVFSPVAIAAGWIAGQRDGGIATAFGRLGRGGAASPTLPLITAAATFGLLCGLALLVFLPVMRGRSEGRPLTPVMVAVGSITVLAAFAVALQVFSLDVMMASGRQPTLAMLEYRAAYFYADFGGGAAVATVTGLLLGVLGVLATIVAVRTGVRIELRPASAPQQPDEPSPSPDGGRVAVGVVVLALVLAIAVVCSWPWLSSLSSGGHALPVGPRTPTGRLYTNTWIPPVLSAIVSVGAAYLGALGIGGLRPLGRRSEWLLLPFAPWLFVGIGPLSIVDYENARRLGAINHFAGLLPPLLLSVPSLLVLTIFCRTRAALWRAEQARGAPAFVRLVALPALPLAAFMGGVTVLFGAHGLLWPTLVSTSGEMQTAPMAVFRQIAQYGAGLGGTGSGIATPIILVVVFFLALGALQVLYLDRLVITTGPAGEAGDDAPAGAPIWGAASGPQQWAGRGYGPPPGYPAQPGPYGPPQGPYGPPPGTPGPYGPPPSGAPAPYGPPPGPVGLYGPPPPGYGPPPPGYGPQGQPAPYGPPPLPPGGYGPPSEPPALPHPGDAPAGQTAADRPPPPSESAPEDPEQSEPEETAPPEPEETESDRPG from the coding sequence ATGACCCCTCACCCCCCGGCGTATCCCCCTACGAGGCCGGGCACCGCCGGCCGCGGCACGGGCATGCTCCTCCTGGTTCCGGCGGCGTTGACCGCCCTGGTCACGCTCGTCGTACCGACCGGACAGACGATCGTGCGGAGCCTGCAGAGGGGTGGCGGCATCGGCCTGCCCGCCCGCTCCGCGGGCCTGCGCAACTACACCGAACTGCTCGGCAGCGCGACCTTCTGGAAGGCGCTCTTCTTCTCGGCCTCGTTCGCCATCATCCCGCTGGTCGTGCTGCTGGTCGTCGGGCCGGCGCTCGCCGCCGCGCTCGAACGCGCGGGAACCTGGCCACGCCGCGTGGGCCGGATCCTGCTGTCGCTGCCGCTCGTGGTGTTCTCCCCGGTCGCCATCGCCGCGGGATGGATCGCGGGGCAGCGCGACGGCGGGATCGCGACGGCGTTCGGCCGGCTGGGCCGGGGCGGGGCGGCGTCCCCGACGCTTCCCCTCATCACCGCCGCGGCGACGTTCGGCCTCCTGTGCGGCCTGGCACTGCTGGTCTTCCTGCCGGTCATGCGCGGCCGTTCGGAGGGCCGCCCGCTGACGCCGGTCATGGTCGCGGTCGGATCGATCACCGTGCTGGCGGCGTTCGCGGTCGCGCTCCAGGTGTTCTCCCTCGACGTGATGATGGCGTCCGGCAGGCAGCCCACCCTCGCGATGCTGGAGTACCGGGCCGCCTACTTCTACGCCGACTTCGGCGGCGGCGCCGCCGTCGCGACGGTGACCGGCCTGCTCCTCGGCGTGCTCGGCGTGCTGGCCACGATCGTCGCGGTGCGTACGGGTGTGCGGATCGAGCTCAGGCCGGCGAGCGCGCCGCAGCAGCCGGACGAGCCGTCCCCGTCCCCTGACGGAGGCCGCGTGGCGGTCGGTGTGGTGGTGCTGGCCCTGGTTCTGGCGATCGCCGTGGTGTGCTCGTGGCCGTGGCTCTCGAGCCTGTCCTCAGGCGGGCACGCTCTGCCGGTGGGCCCGCGCACGCCCACCGGGCGCCTCTACACCAACACCTGGATACCGCCGGTACTCAGCGCGATCGTCTCGGTCGGCGCAGCGTACCTGGGCGCGCTCGGGATCGGCGGCCTGCGCCCGCTCGGCCGGCGCAGCGAATGGCTGCTCCTGCCCTTCGCGCCGTGGCTCTTCGTCGGCATCGGCCCCCTGAGCATCGTCGACTACGAGAACGCGCGGCGCCTGGGAGCGATCAACCACTTCGCCGGACTGCTGCCACCGCTCCTGCTCAGCGTGCCGTCGCTCCTCGTGCTCACGATCTTCTGCCGGACCCGCGCGGCACTGTGGCGTGCGGAGCAGGCGCGGGGCGCGCCGGCGTTCGTCCGGCTGGTCGCGCTGCCCGCGCTTCCGCTCGCCGCGTTCATGGGCGGCGTGACCGTGCTGTTCGGCGCGCACGGGCTGCTGTGGCCGACGCTGGTGAGCACCTCGGGGGAGATGCAGACCGCGCCGATGGCGGTGTTCCGGCAGATTGCGCAGTACGGCGCCGGCCTGGGCGGGACGGGGTCCGGCATCGCGACACCGATCATCCTGGTCGTCGTGTTCTTCCTGGCCCTGGGCGCGCTGCAGGTCCTCTACCTCGACCGGCTCGTGATCACGACGGGGCCCGCCGGCGAGGCCGGCGACGACGCGCCGGCCGGGGCGCCCATCTGGGGAGCCGCTTCGGGGCCGCAGCAGTGGGCCGGTCGCGGCTACGGTCCGCCGCCGGGGTATCCCGCCCAGCCGGGTCCCTATGGCCCGCCGCAAGGCCCGTACGGCCCGCCGCCGGGAACTCCGGGCCCGTACGGCCCGCCGCCGTCCGGAGCTCCGGCTCCGTACGGTCCGCCGCCGGGGCCTGTCGGCCTGTATGGTCCTCCACCGCCTGGCTATGGTCCTCCACCGCCCGGCTACGGGCCCCAGGGACAGCCCGCGCCGTACGGCCCGCCACCGCTACCACCCGGCGGCTACGGGCCTCCGTCCGAGCCACCCGCGCTCCCGCACCCCGGGGACGCCCCTGCGGGGCAGACCGCCGCGGACAGGCCACCGCCACCGTCGGAGTCCGCGCCCGAGGACCCGGAGCAGTCCGAGCCGGAGGAGACGGCACCGCCCGAGCCGGAGGAGACGGAGTCGGACCGGCCCGGCTGA